A stretch of Nyctibius grandis isolate bNycGra1 chromosome 34 unlocalized genomic scaffold, bNycGra1.pri SUPER_34_unloc_2, whole genome shotgun sequence DNA encodes these proteins:
- the LOC137677046 gene encoding olfactory receptor 14C36-like: MPNSSFTTHFLLLAFADTRELQLLHFCLFLGIYLAALLGNGLIITTVACDHCLHTPMYFFLLNLSLLDLGSISTTLPKSMASFLWDTMTISYAGCAAQVFLFAFFMGGEYSLLTIMAYDRYVAICKPLHYGTLLGSRACVHMAAAAWGSAFLNALLHTANTFSLPLCQGNALGQFFCEIPQILKLSCSRSYLREVGIIVFSLCLGFGCFVFIVLSYVQIFRAVLRIPSEQGQHKAFSTCLPHLAVVSLFLSTVVFAHLKPPSISSPSLDLVVALLYSVVPPAVNPLIYSLRNQELKEAIGKLIPQSFFQEW, translated from the coding sequence ATGCCCAACAGCAGCTTCACCACCCACTTTCTCCTCCTGGCATTTGCAGACAcacgggagctgcagctcttgcacttctgcctcttcctgggcatctacctggctgccctcctcgGCAATGGCCTCATCATCACCACTGTAGCCTGTGACCACtgcctccacacccccatgtacttcttcctcctcaacctctccctcctcGACCTGGGCTCCATCTCCACCACTCTCCCCAAATCCATGGCCAGTTTCCTGTGGGACACCATGACCATTTCCTATGCAGGATGTGCTGCCCAGGtctttctctttgccttcttCATGGGAGGAGAGTATTCTCTTCTCACCATCATGGCCTATGACCGCTAtgttgccatctgcaaacccctgcactatgGGACCCTCttgggcagcagagcttgtgtccacatggcagcagctgcctggggcagtgcATTTCTcaatgctctgctgcacactgccaatacattttcattacCTCTCTGCCAAGGCAATGCCCTGggccagttcttctgtgaaatcccccagatcctcaagctctcctgctcacgCTCCTACCTCAGAGAAGTTGGGATTATTGTGTTTAGTCTCTGTTTAGGCTttggctgttttgttttcattgttctGTCCTAcgtgcagatcttcagggctgtgctgaggatcccctctgagcagggacagcacaaagccttttccacgtgcctccctcacctggccgtGGTCTCCCTGTTCCTCAGCACTGTAGTGTTTGCTCACCTAAAGCCCCCAtccatctcctccccatctctggatTTGGTCGTTGCTCTCCTGTACTCggtggtgcctccagcagtgaaccccctcatctaTAGCTTGAGGAACCAGGAGCTCAAGGAGGCCATTGGGAAACTGATTCCACAGTCTTTTTTTCAAGAGTGGTAA